The Penaeus monodon isolate SGIC_2016 chromosome 13, NSTDA_Pmon_1, whole genome shotgun sequence genome contains a region encoding:
- the LOC119580169 gene encoding uncharacterized protein LOC119580169, whose amino-acid sequence MRRMCDKALCEPLVSSSVTGMDDSNSLPSPDYKTYPPYHMEPSGSHPEGVSAPVDTKPSFEEVSSCNFARPNGWGEEAPAVGDVKPQVSIKREIVEQESRDGEPEGGQSVIRCVDTSMPPPDGVCYDPRSRRPSGGFARPLDVPRAGDVIRSHHGSRYREVRRMNEQTRPDQPRPPDLTRHVESMRMTDCPPPPPSSSPSSSTTPTSSAGRPRATGKKERKKEETDDVSSSIPDLGKSQKQHSFSPMNCPYIFPTFSLVLLIHVHFFSSIPCFVGLPFS is encoded by the coding sequence ATGCGAAGAATGTGCGACAAGGCGTTGTGTGAGCCACTGGTTTCATCTTCAGTTACCGGTATGGATGACAGCAACAGTCTCCCCTCACCCGACTACAAGACATATCCTCCCTACCACATGGAACCGTCAGGCTCCCATCCAGAAGGCGTTTCCGCGCCCGTGGACACAAAACCCTCTTTCGAAGAGGTTTCGTCATGCAACTTTGCGAGACCAAACGGTTGGGGCGAGGAAGCACCCGCTGTGGGCGACGTGAAACCCCAGGTGAGCATCAAGCGGGAGATCGTTGAGCAAGAGTCACGAGATGGTGAGCCAGAGGGAGGCCAGAGCGTCATTCGCTGCGTGGACACCAGCATGCCTCCTCCAGACGGTGTATGCTATGACCCTCGATCCAGGCGTCCTTCAGGGGGATTCGCCCGCCCTCTTGACGTGCCTCGTGCTGGGGACGTCATCAGGAGTCACCACGGGTCCCGCTACAGGGAGGTCCGTCGGATGAACGAGCAGACACGACCTGACCAGCCACGACCGCCAGATCTCACTCGACATGTCGAATCCATGAGGATGACCGAttgcccgccgccgccgccctcgtcctcaccttcctcctccaccacacccACTTCCTCGGCTGGGAGGCCTCGAGCTACAGGGAAGAAGGAACGCAAGAAAGAAGAAACGGACGATGTGTCCAGCTCTATCCCAGACTTAGGTAAGTCCCAGAAACAACATAGTTTTTCCCCTATGAATTGCCCGTATAtcttccccaccttttccctaGTTCTTTTAATCCACgtgcattttttttcatccatacCATGCTTTGTTGGTCTGCCGTTTTCATGA